CCAAAGCGCCGCGCGGTCGGACAGATGCTCGGGCGCGCCATCCGGCAGCATGACCTCGGAATGGACGACGCCGGACTTGTTGGTGAAGTCGTGGTCGCGATCCAGCCGCTCGTCGTGCAGCCGCGAGGCGGAGCGATAGGCGGCCGAGGCCACGGCGCTGGCCCCGGTGGCGCGGCTGATGACTTTGACGGAGAAGTGGTAGATCGCCATGGCGACAGACCACTTACCTTCCTGAGCGCACGTCGGCACGACGTATAAGCGCGCCCTCCAAGATTAAAATCTCGGGAGGGACCGGACTGTCTCAGTGTGTTCCACCGATCTTACAGCATTCCGAGACCGGCTGCTTTATCCTGAGTGCATCCCGCCATCATGGAGACTGCGATGCGAAAACCTCGTGACTTCGACGCCGAACTGAAGACGCTGGAAGACAAGGCAAGGACGCTCAAGGAGCGAAAGGTCAAGCAGCTCGGCGAACTGGTGATCGCCACCGGGGCCGATGCTCTGGACGTCGAGACG
The DNA window shown above is from Caulobacter sp. FWC26 and carries:
- a CDS encoding conjugal transfer protein TraD, whose product is MRKPRDFDAELKTLEDKARTLKERKVKQLGELVIATGADALDVETLAGGLLGLVETKDAARKAEWRKRGAEFFRSGKAEPARAAGGDQ